The following are encoded in a window of Castanea sativa cultivar Marrone di Chiusa Pesio chromosome 9, ASM4071231v1 genomic DNA:
- the LOC142611264 gene encoding uncharacterized protein LOC142611264, translating to MACVSSSTALAERISGYTALFLAIMLVLSCCESSESEFAVRMVQMQFNKPCDEIYVVGEGETLHTISEKCGDPFIVEENPHIHDPDDVFPGLVIKITPFIDR from the coding sequence ATGGCGTGTGTTAGTTCATCAACTGCATTGGCTGAGAGGATTTCTGGGTACACTGCTTTGTTCTTGGCAATAATGCTGGTTTTGAGCTGCTGTGAATCGAGTGAAAGTGAGTTTGCTGTTCGGATGGTACAAATGCAATTCAACAAGCCATGCGATGAAATTTATGTGGTTGGTGAAGGAGAGACTCTGCACACTATTAGTGAAAAATGTGGGGATCCATTTATTGTTGAAGAGAATCCACATATTCATGACCCAGATGATGTTTTCCCTGGCCTGGTTATCAAGATTACTCCTTTCATTGATAGGTAG